Proteins from one Monodelphis domestica isolate mMonDom1 chromosome 6, mMonDom1.pri, whole genome shotgun sequence genomic window:
- the LOC100016665 gene encoding mas-related G-protein coupled receptor member X1-like isoform X1: MAVSSPPSGRLGSSPDNSTQRNPNGTVNPGRRVHGDFDVDDWMEIFSMLITLLGLVGNTIVLWLLSFRVPRNPFSVYILNLAVADALYLGGLVELFIQKFLRSINLLSDLPEAGICVTFMSYFMGLSLRAAISTQRCLFALFPTWYRRHRPKHTSAAVCAVLWVLAGLCWGLFFLLCFHARKGAICLNFVILHSIWFFFFIGLLAVTSLTLVLRVQCSSLRRQPPRLYHLTLLTALEFLLCGVGPGFEIFVRRLDLEFMPAWLPSFLGCVNSSANPFVYFSLGRQRRRRGRETLRAVLRRALSDEQELGSEGGDTSHTNTLETSS; encoded by the coding sequence ATGGCTGTGTCGTCCCCCCCATCTGGGCGGCTGGGATCCAGTCCGGACAACAGCACGCAAAGGAACCCAAATGGGACTGTCAATCCCGGGCGGAGGGTACACGGAGACTTTGACGTGGACGACTGGATGGAGATCTTCTCTATGCTCATCACCCTGCTGGGGCTGGTGGGGAACACCATCGTCCTGTGGCTGCTGAGCTTCCGCGTCCCCAGGAACCCCTTCTCCGTCTACATCCTCAACCTGGCCGTGGCCGACGCCCTCTACCTCGGCGGCCTAGTGGAGCTCTTCATACAGAAGTTCTTGAGGTCCATTAACCTCCTCTCCGACCTGCCCGAGGCCGGGATCTGCGTCACGTTCATGTCTTACTTCATGGGCCTGAGCCTGCGGGCGGCCATCAGCACCCAGCGCTGTCTGTTCGCGCTCTTCCCCACCTGGTACCGCCGGCACCGGCCCAAGCACACGTCGGCCGCGGTGTGCGCCGTCCTGTGGGTTCTGGCCGGCCTCTGCTGGGGTCTGTTTTTCCTGCTCTGTTTTCACGCGCGCAAAGGCGCCATCTGCCTCAACTTCGTCATTCTGCACTCCATCTGGTTCTTCTTCTTCATCGGCCTGCTGGCCGTGACCAGCCTGACGCTGGTGCTCCGCGTCCAGTGCAGCTCCCTGCGCCGGCAGCCGCCCCGCCTCTACCACCTGACGCTGCTCACGGCCCTCGAGTTCCTGCTGTGCGGCGTGGGCCCCGGGTTCGAAATCTTCGTCCGCAGGCTGGACCTCGAATTTATGCCGGCCTGGCTCCCTTCGTTCCTGGGCTGCGTGAACAGCAGCGCGAACCCTTTCGTTTACTTCTccctgggcaggcaaaggcggaggagagggagggagacccTCAGGGCGGTCCTCCGGAGGGCCCTGAGCGACGAGCAAGAGCTGGGATCGGAGGGGGGGGACACCTCCCACACCAACACCCTGGAGACTTCCTCCTGA
- the LOC100016870 gene encoding mas-related G-protein coupled receptor member X4-like — MAVSPTPEQGEYIQNTTLEKSVNGTSVPVTSGGNQLGVWMEILTMGIAVVGLLGNGMILWLLGFRIPRNPFSVYILNLAGADALFLFSTFLLLLQEFVGYLQTPIYVVMVYVIPLAYSVGLSFLAAISTERCLSVLFPLWYKCKRPEHTSARACAALWALAGLFWGSGYFYCVYVQKDPFCPVFFLVRSTWFCLLTCVLCVASLTLVLRVQCSSQRRQPPRLYLLILLTVLVFLLCGLPLGIGGVMRRLGLDILPLRLVVFLASVNSSINPFIYVFFGRQKHRKGKEPLRAVIQRALWVEGRDTSPSRTTETSF, encoded by the coding sequence ATGGCTGTGTCCCCGACACCCGAGCAGGGGGAATATATTCAAAACACCACACTGGAGAAAAGTGTAAATGGGACTTCGGTTCCGGTGACATCCGGAGGAAACCAATTAGGGGTCTGGATGGAGATCCTCACGATGGGCATCGCCGTGGTTGGGCTGCTGGGGAACGGCATGATCCTGTGGCTGCTGGGCTTCCGCATCCCGAGGAACCCCTTCTCCGTCTACATCCTCAACCTGGCCGGCGCCGATGCGCTCTTCCTTTTCAGCACGTTCTTGCTGCTCTTGCAAGAATTCGTTGGCTATTTACAAACTCCCATTTACGTGGTCATGGTCTACGTCATACCCCTGGCCTACTCGGTGGGCCTGAGCTTCCTGGCAGCGATCAGCACCGAGCGCTGTCTGTCTGTGCTCTTCCCGCTTTGGTACAAATGTAAACGCCCCGAGCACACGTCTGCCAGGGCGTGTGCGGCCCTCTGGGCTCTGGCCGGCCTGTTCTGGGGGTCGGGATATTTCTATTGTGTTTATGTGCAGAAGGACCCTTTCTGTCCCGTCTTCTTCCTCGTCCGGTCTACGTGGTTCTGCCTCCTCACCTGTGTGCTGTGCGTGGCCAGCCTGACGCTGGTGCTCCGGGTCCAGTGCAGCTCCCAGCGCCGGCAGCCGCCCCGGCTCTACCTCCTGATCCTGCTCACCGTCCTCGTGTTCCTGCTCTGCGGCCTGCCCTTGGGGATTGGAGGTGTAATGCGACGCTTGGGTTTAGACATCCTGCCCCTGCGGCTCGTAGTGTTTCTAGCCTCTGTGAACAGCAGCATCAACCCCTTCATTTACGTTTTCTTTGGCCGGCAAAAGCATAGAAAAGGGAAGGAGCCCCTCAGGGCGGTCATTCAGAGGGCcctgtgggtggaggggagggacaCCTCCCCCAGCCGCACCACGGAAACGTCCTTCTGA